The Euphorbia lathyris chromosome 2, ddEupLath1.1, whole genome shotgun sequence genome includes a window with the following:
- the LOC136219513 gene encoding receptor-like protein kinase BRI1-like 3 isoform X1 has protein sequence MKRGCRRMFGFGFLLFLLLIMPLNATNDQVLGLLAFKNMSIESDPNNLLSNWTATSVNPCSWYGVSCSIDNFVTSLNLTNSGLTGVLHLPQLAAISSLKHLILQGNSFSAGDLSASGCGLETLDLSSNNFSDPLPVKSFFSDCYNLSFVNLSRNFIPGGNLHFGPSLLQLDLSVNRISDSVFLNRSFSICQNLVYLNFSDNKLAGKLDSALVSCKSISVLDLSYNLFSGDIPFSFIADSPPSLKHLDLSHNNFSGSFSALNFGQCSNLTFLSLSQNRISGNGFPTSLGNCQLLETLDLSQNELQFNIPGALIGGLRSLRDLSLAANSFSGSIPPELGEACGTLQELDLSANKLSGALPTSFLSCSSLQRLNLGKNLLSGDFLTSVISHLQNLKYLYVPFNNITGPVPLSLVNLTQLQVLDLSSNEFTGNVPFQFCSSSKPSELQQLLVANNYLSGEVPAKLGMCKNLRRIDLSFNNLKGPIPSEVWTLPNLADLVMWANNLTGEIPEGICTNGGNLETLILNNNLLTGSLPKSIGSCTNMIWISLSSNQMSGEIPPSIGNLDKLAILQMGNNSLSGQIPRELGKCRSLIWLDLNSNDLVGVLPPELADQAGLIVPGLVSGKQFAFVRNEGGTSCRGAGGLVEFEGIRAERLENFPMVHSCPTTRIYSGKTVYTFNTNGSMIYLDLSYNSLSGIIPQDFGVMSYLQVLNLGHNKLTGIIPDSFGGLKEIGVLDLSHNDLQGFVPSSLGTLSFLSDLDVSNNNLSGPIPSGGQLTTFPASRYENNSGLCGVPLAPCGSGGRSIGSSIKGKKQSLAAGMVIGLGFFVLCILVLSLALYRVKKLQKKEEQREKYIESLPTSGSSSWKQLSGYPEPLSINVATFEKPLRKLTFADLLEATNGFSADSLIGTGGFGEVYKAQLRDGCVVAIKKLIHITGQGDREFMAEMETIGKIKHRNLVPLLGYCKVGEERLLVYEYMKWGSLEAVLHDNSISKQGCLRPDWQARKKIAIGSARGLAFLHHSCIPHIIHRDMKSSNVLIDENFEARVSDFGMARLVNALDTHLSVSTLAGTPGYVPPEYYQSFRCTTKGDVYSYGVILLELLSGKKPIDPSQFGDDNNLVGWAKQLHRDKRISDILDPQLTEQKCHETELLQYLRIAFECLDDRPFKRPTMIQVMAMFKELQVDSENDILDGLSLKDASLDELREKESSS, from the coding sequence ATGAAGAGGGGATGCAGAAGAATGTTTGGGTTTGGGTTTTTATTGTTTCTTCTGCTAATTATGCCATTAAATGCTACAAACGATCAAGTATTGGGGCTTTTAGCTTTCAAGAATATGTCTATTGAATCTGATCCGAACAACTTGTTGTCAAACTGGACTGCCACTTCTGTCAATCCTTGTTCATGGTATGGTGTTTCTTGTTCTATTGATAACTTTGTTACTTCTCTTAATCTCACCAACTCTGGACTTACTggtgttcttcatcttcctcaactTGCTGCTATTTCATCTCTGAAGCATCTTATTTTACAAGGTAATTCTTTCTCCGCCGGTGATCTTTCTGCTTCCGGTTGTGGTCTGGAAACTCTTGATCTCTCTTCTAATAACTTTTCTGATCCTCTTCCAGTAAAGTCTTTTTTTTCTGATTGTTATAATCTCTCCTTTGTTAATCTCTCTCGTAATTTTATTCCTGGGGGTAATCTTCACTTTGGTCCTTCTTTGCTTCAACTTGACCTTTCTGTTAATCGTATCTCTGATTCTGTTTTTCTCAATCGTTCTTTCTCTATTTGCCAGAATTTGGTTTATCTTAATTTCTCTGATAATAAGCTCGCGGGGAAACTTGATTCTGCTCTTGTGTCTTGCAAGAGTATCTCGGTTTTAGACCTATCTTACAATCTGTTTTCTGGAGATATACCCTTCAGCTTTATTGCTGATTCTCCGCCGTCTCTCAAGCATCTGGATCTCTCTCATAATAACTTCTCAGGCAGCTTCTCCGCTCTCAATTTTGGGCAGTGCAGTAACCTCACTTTTCTCAGTTTGTCACAGAACAGAATTTCAGGAAATGGGTTTCCAACTAGTCTAGGCAATTGTCAGCTCTTGGAGACACTTGACCTCTCTCAGAATGAGCTGCAATTCAATATTCCTGGTGCCTTGATTGGGGGTTTGAGAAGCTTAAGGGATTTATCTCTGGCTGCGAATAGTTTCAGTGGAAGTATTCCTCCTGAGTTAGGAGAGGCCTGTGGGACTCTGCAGGAATTGGATCTATCAGCTAACAAACTCTCCGGTGCTTTGCCGACGAGTTTCTTATCATGTTCTTCTTTGCAAAGACTAAATCTTGGAAAGAATCTCCTTTCAGGAGATTTCCTCACAAGTGTTATCAGTCATCTACAGAATTTGAAATATCTTTATGTCCCATTCAACAATATAACTGGGCCTGTGCCGTTGTCTTTGGTAAATTTGACTCAGCTTCAAGTGCTGGACCTTAGTTCtaatgagtttactgggaatgtTCCTTTTCAGTTCTGTTCTTCGTCGAAGCCTTCGGAGCTGCAGCAGTTACTTGTAGCCAACAATTATCTGTCAGGGGAGGTTCCTGCAAAGCTTGGAATGTGCAAAAACCTAAGGAGAATTGATCTTAGTTTCAACAATCTCAAGGGTCCAATTCCTTCTGAGGTTTGGACATTGCCAAATCTAGCTGACTTGGTTATGTGGGCGAATAACCTGACCGGTGAAATTCCTGAGGGAATATGCACAAATGGGGGAAACCTTGAGACTTTGATTCTCAACAACAATCTCCTTACGGGTAGCCTTCCGAAATCCATTGGAAGTTGCACTAATATGATATGGATTTCACTTTCCAGCAACCAAATGAGTGGAGAAATACCTCCTAGTATTGGAAATCTTGACAAGCTTGCCATACTTCAAATGGGAAACAATTCATTATCTGGACAAATACCGCGAGAGCTTGGCAAGTGCCGGAGCCTAATCTGGCTCGACTTGAACAGCAATGATCTTGTGGGCGTCCTCCCACCTGAGCTTGCAGACCAAGCTGGGCTAATTGTTCCTGGTCTTGTATCAGGGAAGCAGTTTGCATTTGTAAGAAATGAGGGTGGGACGTCTTGCAGAGGAGCCGGAGGACTAGTTGAATTCGAGGGTATTCGAGCAGAGAGGCTGGAAAATTTCCCTATGGTTCACTCTTGTCCAACAACTAGAATTTATTCTGGGAAGACTGTTTACACATTCAACACCAATGGAAGCATGATATACCTTGACCTTTCCTACAATTCCTTGTCAGGAATAATCCCTCAAGATTTTGGTGTAATGAGCTATTTGCAGGTTCTTAACTTGGGACACAACAAACTAACTGGAATTATTCCTGATAGTTTTGGGGGGCTAAAAGAAATTGGGGTACTTGATCTATCTCACAATGATCTGCAAGGATTTGTTCCATCATCTTTAGGTACTCTATCATTCCTTAGTGATCTTGATGTGTCTAATAACAATCTCTCCGGTCCGATTCCATCAGGTGGTCAGCTGACCACTTTTCCAGCATCAAGATATGAAAACAATTCTGGCCTCTGCGGGGTACCATTGGCGCCTTGTGGTTCTGGAGGCCGCTCGATAGGCTCATCCATCAAGGGAAAGAAACAATCTTTGGCAGCAGGGATGGTAATTGGCCTCGGTTTTTTCGTGTTGTGCATATTGGTTCTCTCATTAGCTCTTTACCGAGTGAAGAAGCTGCAGAAAAAGGAGGAACAAAGAGAAAAGTACATTGAAAGTCTTCCAACTTCCGGTAGCAGCAGCTGGAAACAGCTTTCGGGTTATCCTGAACCTCTAAGCATCAATGTTGCCACTTTCGAGAAACCTCTGCGTAAACTTACCTTTGCTGATCTGCTTGAAGCAACCAATGGTTTTAGTGCAGACAGCTTGATAGGAACCGGAGGATTCGGGGAAGTGTACAAAGCTCAACTTAGAGACGGTTGTGTTGTAGCAATAAAGAAACTTATTCATATCACAGGCCAAGGAGACAGAGAGTTTATGGCAGAAATGGAAACAATTGGGAAAATTAAGCACCGGAACCTTGTTCCTTTGCTCGGTTACTGCAAAGTCGGAGAGGAGAGGCTCCTTGTGTATGAATACATGAAATGGGGAAGTCTAGAGGCTGTTCTTCATGACAATTCCATTTCCAAACAAGGCTGCTTAAGGCCTGATTGGCAAGCAAGAAAAAAAATTGCTATAGGATCAGCAAGAGGCCTTGCATTCCTTCACCACAGCTGCATACCGCACATTATCCACCGCGACATGAAGTCCAGCAACGTCCTTATCGATGAAAACTTCGAGGCCAGGGTATCCGATTTTGGTATGGCAAGATTAGTGAATGCTCTTGACACGCATCTTAGCGTAAGCACATTGGCTGGAACTCCAGGTTATGTGCCTCCTGAGTACTATCAGAGCTTCAGGTGCACTACGAAAGGGGATGTATACAGCTACGGAGTCATACTGCTCGAGCTTCTTTCGGGGAAGAAGCCAATAGACCCGTCCCAGTTTGGTGATGACAATAACCTTGTTGGATGGGCAAAACAGCTTCATAGAGACAAAAGAATCAGTGACATTCTTGATCCTCAGTTGACAGAACAGAAATGTCATGAGACAGAATTACTTCAGTATCTAAGAATTGCTTTCGAGTGCCTCGATGACCGGCCTTTTAAGCGTCCTACAATGATTCAAGTGATGGCAATGTTCAAAGAACTTCAGGTTGATTCTGAAAATGATATCCTAGATGGTTTGTCACTCAAAGATGCATCCTTGGATGAACTTAGGGAGAAAGAATCTAGTTCATGA
- the LOC136219513 gene encoding receptor-like protein kinase BRI1-like 3 isoform X2, with product MHLILQGNSFSAGDLSASGCGLETLDLSSNNFSDPLPVKSFFSDCYNLSFVNLSRNFIPGGNLHFGPSLLQLDLSVNRISDSVFLNRSFSICQNLVYLNFSDNKLAGKLDSALVSCKSISVLDLSYNLFSGDIPFSFIADSPPSLKHLDLSHNNFSGSFSALNFGQCSNLTFLSLSQNRISGNGFPTSLGNCQLLETLDLSQNELQFNIPGALIGGLRSLRDLSLAANSFSGSIPPELGEACGTLQELDLSANKLSGALPTSFLSCSSLQRLNLGKNLLSGDFLTSVISHLQNLKYLYVPFNNITGPVPLSLVNLTQLQVLDLSSNEFTGNVPFQFCSSSKPSELQQLLVANNYLSGEVPAKLGMCKNLRRIDLSFNNLKGPIPSEVWTLPNLADLVMWANNLTGEIPEGICTNGGNLETLILNNNLLTGSLPKSIGSCTNMIWISLSSNQMSGEIPPSIGNLDKLAILQMGNNSLSGQIPRELGKCRSLIWLDLNSNDLVGVLPPELADQAGLIVPGLVSGKQFAFVRNEGGTSCRGAGGLVEFEGIRAERLENFPMVHSCPTTRIYSGKTVYTFNTNGSMIYLDLSYNSLSGIIPQDFGVMSYLQVLNLGHNKLTGIIPDSFGGLKEIGVLDLSHNDLQGFVPSSLGTLSFLSDLDVSNNNLSGPIPSGGQLTTFPASRYENNSGLCGVPLAPCGSGGRSIGSSIKGKKQSLAAGMVIGLGFFVLCILVLSLALYRVKKLQKKEEQREKYIESLPTSGSSSWKQLSGYPEPLSINVATFEKPLRKLTFADLLEATNGFSADSLIGTGGFGEVYKAQLRDGCVVAIKKLIHITGQGDREFMAEMETIGKIKHRNLVPLLGYCKVGEERLLVYEYMKWGSLEAVLHDNSISKQGCLRPDWQARKKIAIGSARGLAFLHHSCIPHIIHRDMKSSNVLIDENFEARVSDFGMARLVNALDTHLSVSTLAGTPGYVPPEYYQSFRCTTKGDVYSYGVILLELLSGKKPIDPSQFGDDNNLVGWAKQLHRDKRISDILDPQLTEQKCHETELLQYLRIAFECLDDRPFKRPTMIQVMAMFKELQVDSENDILDGLSLKDASLDELREKESSS from the exons ATG CATCTTATTTTACAAGGTAATTCTTTCTCCGCCGGTGATCTTTCTGCTTCCGGTTGTGGTCTGGAAACTCTTGATCTCTCTTCTAATAACTTTTCTGATCCTCTTCCAGTAAAGTCTTTTTTTTCTGATTGTTATAATCTCTCCTTTGTTAATCTCTCTCGTAATTTTATTCCTGGGGGTAATCTTCACTTTGGTCCTTCTTTGCTTCAACTTGACCTTTCTGTTAATCGTATCTCTGATTCTGTTTTTCTCAATCGTTCTTTCTCTATTTGCCAGAATTTGGTTTATCTTAATTTCTCTGATAATAAGCTCGCGGGGAAACTTGATTCTGCTCTTGTGTCTTGCAAGAGTATCTCGGTTTTAGACCTATCTTACAATCTGTTTTCTGGAGATATACCCTTCAGCTTTATTGCTGATTCTCCGCCGTCTCTCAAGCATCTGGATCTCTCTCATAATAACTTCTCAGGCAGCTTCTCCGCTCTCAATTTTGGGCAGTGCAGTAACCTCACTTTTCTCAGTTTGTCACAGAACAGAATTTCAGGAAATGGGTTTCCAACTAGTCTAGGCAATTGTCAGCTCTTGGAGACACTTGACCTCTCTCAGAATGAGCTGCAATTCAATATTCCTGGTGCCTTGATTGGGGGTTTGAGAAGCTTAAGGGATTTATCTCTGGCTGCGAATAGTTTCAGTGGAAGTATTCCTCCTGAGTTAGGAGAGGCCTGTGGGACTCTGCAGGAATTGGATCTATCAGCTAACAAACTCTCCGGTGCTTTGCCGACGAGTTTCTTATCATGTTCTTCTTTGCAAAGACTAAATCTTGGAAAGAATCTCCTTTCAGGAGATTTCCTCACAAGTGTTATCAGTCATCTACAGAATTTGAAATATCTTTATGTCCCATTCAACAATATAACTGGGCCTGTGCCGTTGTCTTTGGTAAATTTGACTCAGCTTCAAGTGCTGGACCTTAGTTCtaatgagtttactgggaatgtTCCTTTTCAGTTCTGTTCTTCGTCGAAGCCTTCGGAGCTGCAGCAGTTACTTGTAGCCAACAATTATCTGTCAGGGGAGGTTCCTGCAAAGCTTGGAATGTGCAAAAACCTAAGGAGAATTGATCTTAGTTTCAACAATCTCAAGGGTCCAATTCCTTCTGAGGTTTGGACATTGCCAAATCTAGCTGACTTGGTTATGTGGGCGAATAACCTGACCGGTGAAATTCCTGAGGGAATATGCACAAATGGGGGAAACCTTGAGACTTTGATTCTCAACAACAATCTCCTTACGGGTAGCCTTCCGAAATCCATTGGAAGTTGCACTAATATGATATGGATTTCACTTTCCAGCAACCAAATGAGTGGAGAAATACCTCCTAGTATTGGAAATCTTGACAAGCTTGCCATACTTCAAATGGGAAACAATTCATTATCTGGACAAATACCGCGAGAGCTTGGCAAGTGCCGGAGCCTAATCTGGCTCGACTTGAACAGCAATGATCTTGTGGGCGTCCTCCCACCTGAGCTTGCAGACCAAGCTGGGCTAATTGTTCCTGGTCTTGTATCAGGGAAGCAGTTTGCATTTGTAAGAAATGAGGGTGGGACGTCTTGCAGAGGAGCCGGAGGACTAGTTGAATTCGAGGGTATTCGAGCAGAGAGGCTGGAAAATTTCCCTATGGTTCACTCTTGTCCAACAACTAGAATTTATTCTGGGAAGACTGTTTACACATTCAACACCAATGGAAGCATGATATACCTTGACCTTTCCTACAATTCCTTGTCAGGAATAATCCCTCAAGATTTTGGTGTAATGAGCTATTTGCAGGTTCTTAACTTGGGACACAACAAACTAACTGGAATTATTCCTGATAGTTTTGGGGGGCTAAAAGAAATTGGGGTACTTGATCTATCTCACAATGATCTGCAAGGATTTGTTCCATCATCTTTAGGTACTCTATCATTCCTTAGTGATCTTGATGTGTCTAATAACAATCTCTCCGGTCCGATTCCATCAGGTGGTCAGCTGACCACTTTTCCAGCATCAAGATATGAAAACAATTCTGGCCTCTGCGGGGTACCATTGGCGCCTTGTGGTTCTGGAGGCCGCTCGATAGGCTCATCCATCAAGGGAAAGAAACAATCTTTGGCAGCAGGGATGGTAATTGGCCTCGGTTTTTTCGTGTTGTGCATATTGGTTCTCTCATTAGCTCTTTACCGAGTGAAGAAGCTGCAGAAAAAGGAGGAACAAAGAGAAAAGTACATTGAAAGTCTTCCAACTTCCGGTAGCAGCAGCTGGAAACAGCTTTCGGGTTATCCTGAACCTCTAAGCATCAATGTTGCCACTTTCGAGAAACCTCTGCGTAAACTTACCTTTGCTGATCTGCTTGAAGCAACCAATGGTTTTAGTGCAGACAGCTTGATAGGAACCGGAGGATTCGGGGAAGTGTACAAAGCTCAACTTAGAGACGGTTGTGTTGTAGCAATAAAGAAACTTATTCATATCACAGGCCAAGGAGACAGAGAGTTTATGGCAGAAATGGAAACAATTGGGAAAATTAAGCACCGGAACCTTGTTCCTTTGCTCGGTTACTGCAAAGTCGGAGAGGAGAGGCTCCTTGTGTATGAATACATGAAATGGGGAAGTCTAGAGGCTGTTCTTCATGACAATTCCATTTCCAAACAAGGCTGCTTAAGGCCTGATTGGCAAGCAAGAAAAAAAATTGCTATAGGATCAGCAAGAGGCCTTGCATTCCTTCACCACAGCTGCATACCGCACATTATCCACCGCGACATGAAGTCCAGCAACGTCCTTATCGATGAAAACTTCGAGGCCAGGGTATCCGATTTTGGTATGGCAAGATTAGTGAATGCTCTTGACACGCATCTTAGCGTAAGCACATTGGCTGGAACTCCAGGTTATGTGCCTCCTGAGTACTATCAGAGCTTCAGGTGCACTACGAAAGGGGATGTATACAGCTACGGAGTCATACTGCTCGAGCTTCTTTCGGGGAAGAAGCCAATAGACCCGTCCCAGTTTGGTGATGACAATAACCTTGTTGGATGGGCAAAACAGCTTCATAGAGACAAAAGAATCAGTGACATTCTTGATCCTCAGTTGACAGAACAGAAATGTCATGAGACAGAATTACTTCAGTATCTAAGAATTGCTTTCGAGTGCCTCGATGACCGGCCTTTTAAGCGTCCTACAATGATTCAAGTGATGGCAATGTTCAAAGAACTTCAGGTTGATTCTGAAAATGATATCCTAGATGGTTTGTCACTCAAAGATGCATCCTTGGATGAACTTAGGGAGAAAGAATCTAGTTCATGA